In Deinococcus cellulosilyticus NBRC 106333 = KACC 11606, a single window of DNA contains:
- a CDS encoding TRAP transporter large permease, translating to MKDLSPTRSATLPFRQLEEGFAWLLRSITGILLVTIVLVITWQVLARYLPGVTSPNWTEEMSLMLLVWLGMLAVGLTIRAGETLAVQIVVSRLPHALQHGVYRFVWVVSVLFGLYLIRYGSELVSGTMNQTFSTLPVAVGWMYLALPVGGGVIVLYALRNLLSRWEAPESLEQEPPRRSAGQKYIVGILLVLLAGFLLWLGPASLFSPVGLLVLVFVVLLFLGTPISVAIGMACIVAVMRLGLPELIVAQRIASGITVTPLLAIPFFILVGQLMSEGGIAQRLVDFARILVGPWKGGLAMVNVMDSMLMGGVSGSAVADVSATAGVVIPMMKKKGYDADFATALTVASSVQGVIIPPSHNMVLYSLAAGGVSIGTLFLAGYLPGILVGVSLMIASFIIAVRRNYPTEPRPPFKESMKVVLGAIPSLLVGLVVVGGIVFGWFTATESAAIGVLMALIVSMLFYRELTWQKLWQGITASVLTVSMVMLIIGTASALGWLMAYLQIPAQLSDLILSVSDNKFVLLLLINVLLLLLGTIMDMGPLIIILTPVLLPIVTANPINMDPVHFGILLMLNLGLGLTTPPVGTALFVGCGIARISIEKVSRALWYFWPAMFVVLMLVTYVPWIVHVVPDLLGQH from the coding sequence ATGAAAGACCTCAGCCCGACCCGCAGTGCAACTTTGCCCTTCCGGCAACTGGAAGAGGGTTTTGCCTGGCTGCTCAGGAGCATCACCGGAATTCTGCTGGTGACCATCGTGCTGGTCATCACCTGGCAGGTGCTGGCCCGTTACCTCCCGGGTGTGACCAGCCCCAACTGGACCGAGGAAATGAGCCTGATGCTTCTGGTCTGGCTTGGCATGCTGGCGGTGGGCCTCACCATCCGCGCGGGTGAAACACTCGCCGTGCAGATCGTGGTGTCCCGCTTGCCTCACGCCTTACAGCATGGGGTCTACCGGTTCGTGTGGGTGGTCAGTGTGCTCTTTGGCCTCTACCTGATCCGTTACGGCAGTGAACTGGTTTCAGGCACCATGAACCAGACCTTTTCCACCCTTCCCGTCGCGGTGGGCTGGATGTACCTGGCCCTCCCGGTGGGGGGCGGGGTGATCGTGCTCTATGCCCTCAGGAACCTGCTGTCCCGCTGGGAAGCTCCGGAAAGCCTGGAGCAGGAACCTCCCCGGCGATCGGCAGGCCAGAAGTACATTGTGGGCATTTTGCTGGTGCTGCTGGCAGGTTTTCTGCTGTGGCTGGGACCGGCTTCCCTGTTTTCCCCGGTGGGGCTGCTGGTGCTGGTTTTTGTGGTGCTGCTCTTTCTGGGCACCCCGATTTCGGTGGCCATCGGCATGGCCTGCATCGTGGCGGTCATGCGTCTGGGCCTCCCTGAACTGATTGTGGCGCAGCGCATCGCCAGTGGCATCACCGTCACTCCGCTGCTCGCGATTCCCTTTTTCATTCTGGTGGGTCAACTCATGTCTGAAGGGGGCATTGCCCAGCGACTGGTGGATTTCGCCCGCATCCTGGTGGGTCCCTGGAAAGGGGGCCTGGCGATGGTCAACGTCATGGACTCCATGCTGATGGGTGGGGTTTCGGGATCTGCAGTTGCGGATGTGAGCGCAACTGCGGGCGTGGTCATCCCGATGATGAAGAAAAAAGGCTATGATGCCGATTTTGCGACAGCCCTGACCGTGGCCAGCAGCGTGCAGGGGGTGATCATTCCTCCGAGTCACAACATGGTGCTGTACAGTCTGGCCGCAGGTGGAGTTTCCATTGGGACGCTGTTTCTGGCAGGTTACCTGCCTGGAATTCTGGTGGGTGTCTCCCTGATGATCGCCTCTTTCATCATTGCCGTGAGGCGCAACTATCCCACCGAGCCCCGCCCACCTTTCAAAGAGAGCATGAAGGTGGTGCTTGGAGCCATACCCAGTTTGCTGGTCGGTCTGGTGGTGGTGGGAGGCATTGTGTTCGGCTGGTTCACCGCCACCGAGTCTGCAGCCATTGGGGTCCTGATGGCCCTGATCGTCAGCATGCTGTTTTACCGTGAACTCACCTGGCAGAAGCTGTGGCAGGGCATCACAGCCTCTGTCTTAACCGTTTCCATGGTGATGCTGATCATCGGAACAGCAAGCGCTCTGGGCTGGCTGATGGCCTACCTGCAGATCCCTGCACAGCTTTCTGACCTGATCCTGTCTGTCAGTGACAACAAGTTTGTGTTGCTGCTTCTGATCAATGTCTTGCTGCTGCTGCTCGGCACCATCATGGACATGGGACCCCTCATCATCATCCTGACCCCGGTGCTGCTGCCCATCGTGACAGCAAATCCCATCAACATGGACCCGGTGCACTTTGGCATCCTCCTGATGCTGAACCTGGGTCTGGGACTGACCACACCACCTGTCGGCACGGCCCTCTTTGTGGGGTGCGGGATTGCCCGGATCAGCATCGAGAAGGTCAGCCGAGCCCTGTGGTATTTCTGGCCTGCAATGTTTGTGGTGTTGATGCTGGTCACCTATGTGCCCTGGATCGTGCATGTGGTGCCCGATTTGCTGGGCCAGCACTGA
- a CDS encoding SDR family oxidoreductase, with protein MSFTRTPSPTSARKVALITGGTFGIGRATAEGLARKGYQVVLTGRDRNRAETAVRQIQQATGNAEISSLLGDFTLTSEVKRLADRFLEQHQRLDVLINNAGGQFSTRALTPEGFERTWALNHLAYAALTLKLLPVLQQSRPARIVNVASGWYSRNLPWKDLTRERGYHAGVAYLESKLANILFTYALARRLEGSGITVNAVNPGMIDTGLGRGSTGLNQLIQVLLQPLRKSPETGAFPSLHLASAAEVEGITGQFFDKTRFRPTARFTQNPELQDRLWKVTLEQLQMAETGLLSGLNRQQVNPSHPVLHP; from the coding sequence ATGTCATTCACCCGCACCCCATCCCCCACCTCAGCACGCAAAGTGGCCCTGATCACCGGAGGCACCTTTGGCATCGGAAGGGCCACCGCCGAAGGACTGGCCCGCAAAGGGTACCAGGTGGTTCTCACCGGAAGGGACCGGAACCGCGCAGAAACCGCAGTGAGGCAAATCCAGCAGGCCACCGGAAACGCTGAGATCTCCTCTCTGCTCGGAGATTTCACCCTCACCTCTGAAGTGAAAAGGCTCGCAGATCGGTTTCTGGAACAGCACCAGAGACTCGATGTGCTGATCAACAATGCCGGAGGTCAATTCAGCACCAGAGCCCTGACCCCAGAAGGCTTTGAGCGCACCTGGGCCCTGAACCATCTCGCCTACGCTGCGCTGACCCTGAAACTTCTTCCAGTTCTGCAGCAGAGCCGTCCTGCCCGCATCGTCAATGTGGCCTCCGGGTGGTATTCCAGAAACCTCCCCTGGAAGGATCTGACCCGTGAAAGGGGATACCACGCCGGGGTGGCCTACCTGGAATCCAAACTGGCCAACATCCTGTTCACCTACGCCCTGGCACGCAGGCTGGAGGGGAGTGGCATCACCGTGAATGCGGTCAATCCGGGCATGATTGACACTGGGCTGGGCAGAGGCTCCACGGGGCTCAACCAGCTCATTCAGGTGCTCCTGCAACCGCTGCGCAAAAGCCCCGAGACGGGAGCTTTTCCATCCCTGCACCTTGCCAGTGCAGCAGAAGTGGAGGGCATCACCGGGCAGTTCTTCGACAAAACCCGGTTCAGGCCCACCGCAAGGTTCACCCAAAATCCGGAATTGCAAGACAGGCTCTGGAAGGTGACCCTTGAGCAACTGCAGATGGCAGAAACGGGCCTCCTGTCCGGGCTCAACAGACAGCAGGTGAACCCGTCCCATCCCGTGTTGCACCCGTGA
- a CDS encoding winged helix-turn-helix transcriptional regulator, with product MFPGDTPETPSNPCEAPRCPTLLEVLTRIGDKWSLCVIGRLYQGPMRFNALKRSIGGVSQRMLTLTLRGLERDGLIQRTVYPTNPPSVEYQLTELGHTLIGPVKAIFDWAEGHRLDIQQARMQFDAQQPGALQDI from the coding sequence ATGTTCCCTGGTGACACCCCTGAAACCCCATCAAATCCCTGTGAAGCCCCCCGGTGTCCCACCCTGCTCGAAGTCCTCACCCGCATTGGAGACAAATGGAGCCTTTGTGTGATTGGCAGGCTTTATCAGGGACCCATGAGGTTCAACGCTCTGAAGCGCAGCATCGGTGGGGTGTCCCAGCGCATGCTGACCCTCACCCTCAGGGGTCTGGAGCGGGATGGCCTGATTCAGCGCACCGTGTACCCGACCAACCCCCCCAGTGTGGAATACCAGTTGACCGAACTCGGGCACACCCTGATCGGTCCGGTGAAGGCCATTTTTGACTGGGCAGAGGGTCACCGCTTGGACATCCAGCAGGCCAGAATGCAATTTGATGCACAACAACCCGGAGCTTTGCAGGACATCTGA
- a CDS encoding TetR/AcrR family transcriptional regulator, with protein MSEKADTYNLILDVAQHLVQERGFNAFSYKDISQALGIKNASIHYHFPGKTDLGVALVRRYRNRLHQVLSQLQQQPQGAPQMLEVYLVGYRTVVHEDGRICLCAALAADLNTLPESIQTEVAAFFQLNQDWLSRVMEQGSESGQLKFSGSPQHAAEVFLATLEGGMLLARSYRDMGRFEQIGRLAIQGLLAQ; from the coding sequence ATGTCAGAGAAAGCCGACACCTACAACCTCATTCTGGATGTCGCCCAGCATCTGGTGCAGGAACGCGGCTTCAACGCCTTCAGTTACAAGGACATCAGCCAGGCCCTCGGCATCAAAAACGCCAGCATCCACTACCATTTTCCCGGCAAAACCGACCTCGGTGTTGCGCTGGTGCGCCGTTACCGCAACCGTCTGCATCAGGTGCTTTCCCAGCTGCAACAACAACCCCAGGGTGCACCCCAGATGCTGGAAGTCTATCTGGTCGGTTACCGCACGGTGGTGCATGAAGATGGCCGCATCTGCCTGTGTGCTGCACTGGCAGCAGACCTCAACACCCTTCCTGAAAGCATCCAGACCGAGGTGGCTGCATTTTTCCAGCTCAATCAGGACTGGCTCAGTCGGGTGATGGAACAGGGCTCTGAATCTGGACAGCTGAAGTTCTCTGGCTCCCCGCAACACGCTGCAGAAGTCTTTCTGGCCACCCTGGAAGGTGGCATGCTGCTGGCACGGTCCTACAGGGACATGGGGCGCTTTGAGCAGATTGGCCGCCTGGCCATTCAGGGTCTGCTGGCACAGTAA
- a CDS encoding alpha/beta fold hydrolase, producing MKKVLSTLTALLALGAPALAENTSTTTPTVLLVHGAFADASSWSRVIEELHKAGIEAQAVANPLRGLQSDGDYVASLAQQIPGPVLLVGHSYGGPVITVAGSEADNVKGLVYVASFGLDRGQSIQDTLAGFKEPPLNSALQPLSYPNGAATATEFLIQKDRFHEVFSADLPHNVTDVLRVSQRPVAASAFGEKLQVEPAWKKLPSWFLVATADQAINPDAQRAAAQRIHATTIEVEASHAVAVSRPAEVTGLILQALKSLQP from the coding sequence ATGAAAAAAGTGCTTTCCACCCTCACTGCCCTGCTTGCCCTCGGCGCGCCTGCCCTGGCCGAGAACACCTCTACCACCACCCCCACCGTGCTGCTGGTTCACGGGGCTTTTGCAGACGCCTCAAGCTGGAGTCGGGTCATTGAAGAACTTCACAAAGCAGGCATTGAGGCCCAGGCGGTGGCCAACCCCCTGCGTGGTCTGCAAAGCGACGGGGACTATGTGGCCAGTCTGGCCCAGCAAATTCCAGGTCCGGTCCTGCTGGTGGGGCACTCTTACGGCGGACCCGTCATCACCGTGGCAGGCAGTGAAGCAGACAATGTGAAAGGCCTGGTGTACGTGGCTTCTTTCGGTCTGGACCGGGGACAGAGCATTCAGGACACCCTCGCAGGGTTCAAAGAGCCCCCGCTGAACTCAGCCCTGCAACCCCTGAGTTACCCCAATGGAGCAGCAACAGCCACCGAATTCCTGATTCAGAAAGACCGGTTCCATGAGGTGTTCAGTGCAGACCTGCCCCACAATGTGACCGATGTGCTCAGGGTCAGCCAGCGTCCGGTGGCCGCATCCGCCTTCGGTGAAAAACTGCAGGTGGAACCCGCCTGGAAAAAACTGCCCTCCTGGTTTCTGGTGGCCACGGCAGACCAGGCCATCAACCCGGACGCCCAGCGGGCCGCCGCACAGCGCATTCATGCCACCACCATCGAAGTGGAAGCCTCACATGCCGTGGCGGTCAGCCGTCCTGCAGAAGTGACCGGGCTGATTTTGCAGGCCCTGAAGAGCCTGCAGCCCTGA
- a CDS encoding AIM24 family protein, whose product MSDRMKITDSRTHGNTCIELFEYSTLGGNANISTAQGLYYAEKLGMRLKRLKITLDGTDELITEAGALHFMKGDIQMSTPSGGGLGGFMKRAVQGVATGESITKPRYSGKGEIWLEPTFGHFLMVEISNDTLVADRGAFVCCTGGLEVGVARPDDIASGLLSGEGLFQTRISGTGIVVLQSPVPFEELEVIEMQNDTLKVDGNFAFARVGQFTMKIERSSRSLLGSVSSGEGLLQVFRGSGTIWIAPSSTAYDRMHAGVMAMGQK is encoded by the coding sequence ATGTCAGACCGCATGAAAATCACCGATTCTCGCACCCATGGCAACACCTGCATTGAGCTTTTCGAGTACAGCACCCTGGGAGGAAACGCCAACATCAGTACAGCACAGGGACTGTATTACGCCGAAAAACTGGGCATGCGCCTCAAACGCCTGAAAATCACCCTGGATGGCACCGATGAACTGATCACCGAGGCTGGAGCCCTGCACTTCATGAAAGGGGACATTCAGATGAGCACCCCCAGTGGAGGGGGCCTCGGAGGCTTCATGAAACGGGCTGTGCAGGGGGTCGCCACCGGAGAAAGCATCACCAAGCCCCGCTATTCCGGAAAAGGGGAAATCTGGCTGGAACCCACTTTCGGACATTTCCTGATGGTGGAGATCAGCAACGACACCCTGGTGGCCGACCGTGGCGCTTTCGTGTGCTGCACAGGAGGTCTGGAAGTGGGCGTGGCCAGACCCGACGACATTGCCTCTGGACTGCTCTCCGGTGAAGGCCTGTTCCAGACCCGCATCAGTGGCACCGGAATTGTGGTGTTGCAGAGCCCGGTGCCCTTCGAGGAACTGGAAGTCATCGAGATGCAGAACGACACCCTCAAGGTGGATGGAAACTTTGCTTTTGCCCGGGTGGGCCAGTTCACCATGAAAATCGAGCGTTCCTCCCGAAGCCTGCTGGGGAGTGTGTCTTCTGGAGAAGGGCTGCTGCAGGTCTTCCGGGGAAGTGGAACCATCTGGATTGCGCCTTCAAGCACGGCCTATGACCGGATGCACGCCGGGGTGATGGCTATGGGTCAAAAATAG
- a CDS encoding cold-shock protein, producing MASGKVKWFNAEKGFGFISHEGHPDVFAHYSAIKSNGFKKLNEGDEVEFEVEEGQRGKGPQAKNIVVTKAAPEGSYDSRPQRQSRW from the coding sequence ATGGCTTCAGGAAAAGTAAAGTGGTTCAACGCAGAAAAAGGATTCGGATTTATTTCTCACGAAGGACACCCTGATGTTTTCGCTCATTACAGCGCCATCAAATCCAACGGCTTCAAGAAACTGAACGAAGGCGACGAAGTCGAATTCGAAGTGGAAGAAGGCCAGCGTGGCAAGGGCCCACAAGCCAAAAACATTGTGGTGACCAAAGCAGCACCCGAAGGCTCATACGACAGCCGTCCCCAGCGCCAATCCCGCTGGTAA
- a CDS encoding GNAT family N-acetyltransferase, giving the protein MNILPTLHSRRLLLRQRSVQDLPGLISMGMDPEVMRFIGDGTLPDPDEHRDVLLSRIERDFGEGLGYWSVFPANDPYGFLGWVYLIPFPGSTDLQVGYRFRSDNWGKGYATEAAGRVVQHALEDLKVREVFAVIDPENVPSRKVIERLGFRPVGERYTYGKNHQLFHTTAVPAWSAEHPISAPADSPDRVQNP; this is encoded by the coding sequence ATGAACATTCTTCCCACACTGCACTCCAGACGCCTCCTGCTCAGACAGCGCAGCGTTCAGGACCTGCCTGGCCTGATCAGCATGGGCATGGACCCCGAAGTCATGCGCTTCATAGGAGACGGCACCCTGCCTGATCCCGATGAGCACCGGGATGTCCTGCTTTCACGAATTGAACGGGATTTCGGTGAGGGACTGGGTTACTGGAGTGTCTTTCCTGCAAACGACCCTTACGGATTTCTGGGCTGGGTTTACCTGATTCCCTTTCCCGGGAGCACAGACCTGCAAGTGGGATACCGCTTTCGCTCGGACAACTGGGGCAAAGGGTATGCCACCGAGGCCGCCGGGCGGGTGGTGCAACACGCTCTGGAAGACCTCAAGGTCAGGGAAGTCTTTGCTGTCATTGATCCTGAAAATGTCCCTTCCAGAAAAGTCATTGAAAGGCTGGGCTTTAGACCCGTCGGTGAGCGTTACACCTACGGAAAAAACCATCAGCTGTTCCACACCACTGCCGTGCCTGCATGGTCCGCAGAGCACCCCATCTCAGCACCTGCAGACTCCCCCGACAGGGTCCAGAACCCCTGA
- a CDS encoding YsnF/AvaK domain-containing protein, protein MNNRITAIFPSQSQAEAAVSELRTLGVHESDLSFIARHSDNEVTTERVDHHDDGKGAARGLAVGASAGALFGLAAALIPGVGPFITAGFLATSLGAAAGGAAAGAIVGGVTGTIAGALADAGYDRAEAEYYESRLNEGGVLVAIEPPAHVSSQQVVDVVERNGGTVRGWNANGTEGRASLSTATGNFDGETTRGTSDYGAYSTSAESDRRLLEHDRGTQNFSDRTVSDTDLDEAARLRLHEERLEVEKERYRAGTVEVGKRVETRTENVNVELEREEVVIERHPVTGERPVEGNVQLGSDRETIRVDLEAERADVEKRAYVTEEVEVGKRTETERQTFTEQVGKEVLEVNKTGEVDVRADQTATGSLRDSTRDLEDDLGRKDTSLTDTERLNEDGTRRR, encoded by the coding sequence ATGAACAACCGCATTACTGCTATTTTCCCTTCCCAGTCCCAGGCCGAAGCGGCCGTGAGTGAACTGCGCACCCTCGGTGTGCACGAGTCTGATCTGTCCTTTATTGCCCGCCACAGTGACAATGAAGTGACCACCGAGCGCGTGGACCATCACGATGACGGCAAGGGCGCCGCCCGTGGTCTGGCCGTTGGGGCCAGTGCTGGTGCCCTGTTCGGTCTCGCCGCTGCATTGATCCCCGGTGTGGGACCCTTCATCACCGCAGGCTTCCTTGCCACCTCACTGGGAGCCGCAGCAGGTGGTGCAGCCGCAGGAGCCATCGTTGGTGGCGTAACGGGGACCATAGCAGGTGCCCTGGCAGACGCTGGTTATGACCGCGCTGAAGCCGAATACTACGAAAGCCGCCTGAACGAAGGGGGCGTGCTGGTCGCCATTGAACCCCCTGCCCATGTCTCCAGTCAGCAGGTGGTGGATGTGGTGGAACGCAACGGCGGCACCGTGCGTGGCTGGAATGCCAATGGCACCGAAGGACGCGCCAGTCTGAGCACGGCGACCGGAAACTTCGATGGTGAAACCACCCGTGGCACCTCCGATTACGGCGCATACTCCACCTCTGCCGAGTCCGACCGCCGCCTGCTCGAACACGACCGGGGCACCCAGAACTTCTCTGACCGCACCGTCAGTGACACCGATCTGGATGAAGCTGCCCGCCTGCGTCTGCACGAAGAGCGTCTGGAAGTGGAAAAAGAACGTTACCGTGCAGGCACCGTGGAAGTCGGCAAGCGGGTGGAAACCCGCACCGAGAATGTGAACGTTGAGCTGGAACGCGAAGAAGTGGTGATCGAGCGCCACCCTGTCACAGGCGAACGCCCTGTGGAAGGCAACGTGCAACTGGGGTCTGACCGCGAAACCATCCGCGTGGACCTTGAAGCCGAGCGCGCCGATGTGGAAAAACGCGCCTACGTGACCGAAGAGGTTGAGGTGGGCAAACGCACCGAAACCGAACGCCAGACTTTCACCGAACAGGTTGGCAAGGAAGTGCTGGAAGTCAACAAGACCGGTGAAGTGGACGTGCGTGCCGACCAGACTGCCACGGGCTCCCTGCGGGACAGCACCCGGGATCTGGAAGATGACCTGGGCCGCAAGGACACCAGCCTGACGGACACCGAACGTCTGAACGAAGACGGCACCCGCCGCAGATAA
- a CDS encoding ABC transporter permease → MSGPMSALQMAVRSILGNRLRSVLTSLGIIIGVSSVIILTALGEGSSRKIQAEVEKLGSNQLTVTPQMGSTSTLTLRDATEIQQQLASQVVAVSPTIQSNQKVRNGEKNVSATVIGGWPELQALKNITLQSGRFFTAEDNEGRRRVAVLGLNVARKLFGMKNALGERVKIAGISFEVIGTLPDQGGDGFFSMNDQVLVPIETYQQRLGRSSEARRDGVDSITVQGKDRGTLKQLEVQLKQVVRSSHTLEVEEDDDFSIFNQADALATFNQVNRSLMLLLVGIASISLLVGGIGIMNIMLVSVTERTREIGLRKAIGATPASIQLQFTIEAVVLSLSGGALGILVGLLGTWIAHQFAGSPVFVTWWSVAVSFLFSLVVGVLFGFLPAARAASLDPVQALRYE, encoded by the coding sequence ATGAGTGGCCCGATGTCTGCACTCCAGATGGCGGTGCGTTCCATTCTGGGCAACCGCCTGAGGAGTGTGCTCACCTCCCTGGGGATCATCATCGGGGTGTCCTCGGTGATCATCCTGACTGCTCTTGGGGAAGGCTCCTCCCGCAAGATTCAGGCCGAGGTGGAAAAACTGGGCAGCAACCAGCTCACTGTGACCCCGCAGATGGGAAGCACCTCCACCCTGACCCTCAGGGATGCCACAGAGATCCAGCAGCAACTGGCTTCACAGGTGGTGGCCGTGTCCCCCACCATCCAGAGCAACCAGAAGGTGCGCAATGGAGAGAAAAACGTCTCTGCCACCGTGATCGGAGGCTGGCCTGAACTGCAGGCCCTGAAAAACATCACCCTGCAGTCGGGGCGTTTTTTCACTGCAGAGGACAATGAAGGGAGACGCAGGGTGGCCGTGCTCGGCCTGAATGTGGCCCGCAAGCTGTTTGGCATGAAAAATGCGCTGGGCGAACGCGTGAAAATTGCTGGAATCAGTTTCGAGGTGATCGGGACATTGCCGGATCAGGGGGGAGATGGTTTTTTCAGCATGAACGATCAGGTGCTGGTCCCCATTGAGACCTACCAGCAAAGGCTGGGACGCAGCAGCGAGGCCCGCAGGGACGGAGTGGACAGCATCACCGTGCAGGGCAAGGACAGAGGCACCCTCAAGCAGCTCGAGGTCCAGCTGAAACAGGTGGTGCGCAGCAGCCACACCCTGGAGGTCGAAGAGGACGATGACTTCAGCATCTTCAACCAGGCAGACGCCCTCGCCACCTTCAACCAGGTGAACCGCAGCCTGATGCTGCTGCTGGTCGGCATTGCCAGCATCAGTTTGCTGGTGGGGGGCATCGGCATCATGAACATCATGCTGGTGAGTGTCACCGAAAGGACCCGCGAGATTGGCCTGAGGAAAGCCATCGGAGCAACCCCTGCCTCCATCCAGTTGCAATTCACCATCGAGGCGGTGGTGCTGTCCCTGTCTGGAGGGGCACTGGGCATTCTGGTGGGTCTGTTGGGCACCTGGATTGCCCACCAGTTTGCAGGGAGCCCGGTTTTCGTGACCTGGTGGAGTGTGGCGGTGTCCTTTCTGTTTTCACTGGTCGTGGGAGTGCTGTTTGGTTTTCTTCCTGCTGCACGGGCAGCTTCCCTTGATCCCGTACAGGCCCTCAGGTACGAGTGA
- a CDS encoding ABC transporter ATP-binding protein translates to MTPLIELRDLTRSYVLGGERFDALRNVNLSIQQGEFVAIQGPSGSGKSSLMHLIGLLDRPTSGEYLLQGRPTAALDSRIQARIRNQTIGFVFQAFHLLPRLTVLENVCLPLEYAGVKKTVQLEEATQVLDTLGLLSKKNVFPTQLSGGQKQRVAIARALINKPPLLLADEPTGNLDSKTSHSIMTLLSELHARGHTVVLITHEEDIARYAHRFVRVMDGQVQEVQA, encoded by the coding sequence ATGACCCCCCTGATTGAACTGCGGGACCTCACCCGCAGTTATGTGCTGGGTGGGGAGCGTTTCGATGCCCTGAGAAACGTCAACCTGAGCATTCAGCAGGGAGAATTTGTGGCCATTCAGGGACCTTCAGGGAGTGGAAAAAGCAGCTTGATGCACCTGATTGGCCTGCTGGACCGCCCCACCTCCGGGGAGTACCTGCTTCAGGGCCGTCCCACCGCCGCCCTGGATTCCCGCATTCAGGCCCGCATCCGCAACCAGACCATCGGGTTTGTGTTTCAGGCCTTCCACCTGCTGCCCAGGCTGACCGTGCTGGAAAACGTGTGCCTGCCACTGGAATACGCCGGAGTGAAAAAAACAGTGCAGCTTGAAGAAGCCACGCAGGTGCTGGACACCCTCGGACTCCTCTCCAAAAAGAATGTGTTTCCCACCCAGCTCTCTGGTGGGCAAAAGCAGCGGGTGGCCATTGCCCGTGCCCTCATCAACAAACCCCCTCTCTTGCTCGCGGATGAACCCACCGGGAACCTCGACAGCAAAACCAGCCACAGCATCATGACCCTGCTCAGCGAACTGCACGCCCGGGGGCACACCGTGGTGCTGATCACCCACGAGGAGGACATCGCCCGCTACGCCCACCGCTTTGTCCGGGTGATGGACGGTCAGGTGCAGGAGGTGCAGGCATGA
- a CDS encoding efflux RND transporter periplasmic adaptor subunit, translating into MKRWIATITVVLACGAGGFFWYQGREKTPEAAAPVFASATLQDVKKTINGIGTLQALKVLDHSTPVAGEVQQVVKVGQQVRAGEVLAKLHQRSKEGELQEVQAQVREAELALQGAQLQLQVKLAEQQDTIQQKTQTVQKALQDLQQKRKKLKVQQELYRVGAISRAEEEEALLGVTTATQNLQESTQSLQDAREALTRLKSTLQQSVEDSSLKLDHARSKLERLKKGEETTVKAGLSGTVTEVRAVVGQTVSAGTLVTVQDTSTLLVRVSVDETQIQQVRVGKRAEVRLDALKGVTLQGRVTGISPVGRSEQNIPMFEVQVSLTDPPTTLKPGMSADVDVVVREARGVLTIPAQAVQSVNGRHYVQVKRQSEVEYLPVVLGDQEGDRVVVKEGLSPGDQVQLPGGTP; encoded by the coding sequence GTGAAACGCTGGATCGCCACAATCACGGTGGTGCTGGCCTGCGGTGCCGGAGGGTTTTTCTGGTACCAGGGCCGGGAAAAAACCCCGGAAGCTGCAGCCCCGGTCTTTGCCAGTGCCACTTTGCAGGACGTGAAAAAGACCATCAATGGCATCGGGACCCTGCAGGCCCTCAAGGTGCTGGATCACAGCACCCCTGTGGCTGGAGAAGTGCAGCAGGTGGTGAAAGTCGGGCAGCAGGTCAGGGCAGGGGAAGTGCTGGCAAAACTGCACCAGCGCAGCAAAGAGGGAGAGCTTCAGGAAGTGCAGGCGCAGGTGCGTGAAGCCGAACTGGCATTGCAGGGGGCGCAGTTGCAATTGCAGGTCAAGCTGGCAGAGCAGCAGGACACCATCCAGCAAAAGACCCAGACCGTGCAGAAAGCCCTGCAGGACCTCCAGCAGAAGAGAAAAAAGTTGAAAGTTCAGCAGGAACTTTACCGGGTGGGGGCCATCAGCCGTGCTGAAGAGGAAGAAGCCCTGCTTGGGGTGACCACAGCAACCCAGAACCTGCAGGAATCCACGCAGAGTCTGCAAGATGCCCGTGAGGCCCTCACCCGCCTGAAATCCACCTTGCAGCAGAGCGTGGAGGACAGCAGCCTGAAACTGGACCATGCCCGCAGCAAACTGGAACGTTTGAAAAAAGGCGAGGAGACCACCGTAAAGGCAGGCCTCTCAGGGACCGTGACTGAGGTGAGGGCTGTGGTGGGGCAGACGGTCAGTGCAGGAACGCTGGTCACCGTGCAGGACACTTCCACACTGCTGGTGCGGGTCAGCGTGGACGAAACCCAGATCCAGCAGGTAAGGGTCGGAAAAAGGGCGGAGGTGCGTCTGGATGCCCTGAAAGGGGTGACGTTGCAGGGCAGGGTCACGGGGATTTCTCCGGTGGGCAGAAGCGAACAGAACATCCCGATGTTCGAGGTGCAGGTGAGCCTCACCGATCCCCCAACAACCCTCAAGCCCGGCATGAGTGCGGATGTGGATGTGGTGGTCCGGGAAGCCAGAGGGGTGCTGACCATTCCAGCACAGGCCGTGCAGAGCGTAAATGGTCGCCATTACGTGCAGGTCAAACGCCAGAGTGAGGTGGAGTACCTCCCGGTGGTGCTTGGGGATCAGGAGGGAGACCGGGTTGTGGTCAAGGAGGGCCTGTCCCCGGGGGATCAGGTGCAACTTCCAGGGGGAACCCCATGA